A genomic stretch from Corynebacterium sp. 21KM1197 includes:
- a CDS encoding DUF6541 family protein, translating into MDTAQIAYLAVLIFTLPGFLLSWASGIKAPWAAAAAMPVSFSVFGLAAWLIGLTPWRYDLLSVTGLWLFLMLLAVAWRWGYGRRFGRGRRRRFPRRPRFAGLRKRRDKGRDLMATVVYLPADADILRDADAVAQATGIDTRAKRYKEALLPPAPQIVPESDESTGDTEATEAAGVAAPRWTQREWWLDPQRRRGGILDPTWIIPAVGVIAGAHVIIAKSLDFIASAPQGLNNVFQGWDVQWHANVVRWIMESGVASPTRMGELHNIETQAAMFYPSGWHAGTYFIAELGGVSPIEAVNVASAVIPGVGFPLSVGLLAWKMMRSRGITAQLGAALAAFLIFGAPAGYWVGNYVGAWPYTAAVALTGVVIALFMTVPSNPRFSFVAALALMGVTQMHPSAATIIVSALLLWWLCWLVWVPSRPTEGVRQGLMVRLRDVGLLAASGAVGVVLLLPQILMGSEVTEEVAAFSGEEDISRGEAWAKALWMNTRHVSAFEGINLTWVLCAALIGGIALLVWRRNVWVILLYLFSVTLAVNALLPFDGAWGDLLSSIGGLHYSMAHRLIIPVAMLVMAAAGIGIAVLIRLVCLAPVRKWARASVIASIALAVPVSWGIYANLWSQIKEGAEWSINSSRVDGRMVSDVDLRAFDWLARQPHAYEGLIMGEPADGHGWMYAYNTLPSVMRHYDWPADSKDSATRLLYWWPNALGAGNPGAPNERNHVDEAAERMGVNYILISPENFWMSQPRNERMMDGLWFTPGVTPVYREQNVAIFAVNEAFTDEELEQMREPGNSPEPLDETDPVPTKGEAGVATSEEEENQPYFHRPTEPNNRADVPTEDADNDASWPVEGEITEGGAPVRVE; encoded by the coding sequence ATGGATACTGCCCAGATTGCCTATCTCGCGGTACTGATCTTTACCCTGCCGGGATTCCTCCTGAGCTGGGCCTCTGGCATCAAGGCCCCCTGGGCCGCCGCCGCAGCCATGCCGGTGAGCTTCAGCGTTTTTGGCCTGGCCGCCTGGCTGATTGGCTTGACCCCGTGGCGTTATGATCTGCTTTCCGTGACGGGCCTGTGGCTCTTCCTCATGCTCCTGGCGGTGGCGTGGCGCTGGGGCTATGGGCGACGCTTCGGGCGTGGTCGTCGCCGACGTTTCCCGCGCCGCCCGCGCTTTGCAGGATTAAGGAAGCGCCGGGACAAGGGCCGTGACCTCATGGCCACCGTGGTGTATTTACCGGCGGACGCCGATATTCTCCGCGACGCCGATGCGGTGGCCCAGGCCACAGGCATTGACACCCGCGCAAAGCGGTATAAGGAGGCCCTGCTTCCCCCCGCGCCCCAGATCGTTCCCGAATCCGACGAATCCACAGGGGATACCGAGGCTACCGAAGCCGCCGGGGTTGCAGCCCCGCGGTGGACCCAGCGCGAGTGGTGGTTGGACCCACAGCGGCGCCGGGGCGGCATCCTCGATCCCACCTGGATCATTCCCGCCGTGGGCGTGATCGCGGGGGCGCACGTCATCATTGCCAAGTCCTTGGATTTCATTGCCAGTGCCCCGCAGGGGCTCAATAATGTGTTCCAGGGTTGGGACGTGCAATGGCACGCCAACGTGGTGCGCTGGATCATGGAATCCGGCGTGGCCTCTCCCACCAGAATGGGCGAGCTGCACAACATTGAGACTCAGGCCGCGATGTTTTATCCCAGTGGCTGGCACGCGGGCACCTATTTCATCGCGGAACTCGGGGGAGTGTCTCCCATCGAGGCCGTGAATGTGGCCAGCGCCGTGATCCCCGGCGTGGGGTTCCCGCTTTCCGTGGGGCTGCTGGCCTGGAAGATGATGCGCAGCCGCGGAATCACCGCGCAATTGGGGGCGGCCCTGGCGGCGTTCTTGATCTTTGGCGCCCCGGCGGGGTACTGGGTGGGCAATTACGTGGGAGCCTGGCCCTACACGGCGGCGGTGGCGCTCACCGGCGTGGTCATCGCGCTCTTTATGACCGTGCCCAGCAATCCGCGCTTTAGCTTTGTCGCCGCGCTGGCGCTCATGGGCGTTACCCAAATGCACCCCTCGGCGGCCACGATCATCGTGAGCGCCCTGCTGCTGTGGTGGCTGTGCTGGCTGGTGTGGGTGCCGTCTCGCCCCACGGAGGGCGTGCGGCAGGGGCTCATGGTGCGGCTTCGCGACGTCGGATTGCTGGCGGCCTCGGGAGCGGTGGGCGTGGTGCTGCTCCTCCCGCAGATTCTCATGGGCTCCGAGGTTACCGAGGAGGTGGCGGCCTTTTCTGGGGAGGAGGATATTTCCCGGGGGGAGGCCTGGGCCAAGGCGCTGTGGATGAATACCCGGCACGTGAGCGCCTTCGAGGGAATCAACCTCACCTGGGTGCTCTGTGCCGCCCTCATCGGCGGGATCGCGCTGCTGGTGTGGCGGCGCAACGTGTGGGTGATCTTGCTGTACCTCTTCTCCGTGACGCTGGCGGTCAATGCCCTGCTTCCCTTTGATGGCGCGTGGGGTGATCTGCTCAGCTCGATCGGTGGATTGCACTACTCGATGGCGCACCGCCTCATCATTCCGGTGGCCATGCTCGTGATGGCGGCCGCCGGGATCGGCATAGCGGTGCTCATTCGGTTGGTGTGCCTGGCGCCGGTGCGCAAGTGGGCGCGGGCCTCGGTGATCGCCTCCATCGCGCTGGCGGTGCCGGTGAGTTGGGGAATCTATGCGAACCTGTGGTCGCAGATCAAGGAGGGCGCGGAGTGGTCCATCAATTCCTCCCGCGTGGATGGCCGCATGGTCAGCGACGTCGATCTGCGGGCCTTTGACTGGCTGGCCCGCCAGCCGCACGCCTATGAGGGCCTCATCATGGGTGAGCCCGCCGATGGCCACGGGTGGATGTACGCCTACAACACCCTGCCCTCGGTCATGCGTCATTACGATTGGCCCGCGGATTCCAAGGATTCCGCCACCCGCCTGTTGTACTGGTGGCCCAATGCCCTGGGCGCCGGTAACCCCGGTGCCCCCAATGAGCGCAATCACGTGGACGAGGCTGCCGAGCGCATGGGCGTGAACTACATCCTGATTTCCCCGGAGAACTTCTGGATGTCCCAGCCGCGCAACGAGCGCATGATGGACGGACTGTGGTTTACCCCCGGCGTGACCCCGGTGTACCGGGAACAGAACGTGGCGATCTTCGCCGTCAATGAGGCCTTTACCGATGAGGAACTGGAGCAGATGAGGGAGCCGGGCAACTCGCCCGAGCCCCTGGATGAAACGGACCCGGTTCCCACCAAGGGGGAGGCCGGCGTGGCTACCAGCGAGGAAGAGGAGAACCAGCCCTACTTCCACCGACCCACGGAACCCAATAATCGCGCCGACGTTCCCACCGAGGACGCGGATAATGACGCGAGTTGGCCCGTGGAGGGGGAGATCACCGAGGGCGGCGCACCCGTGCGGGTGGAGTGA
- the eccB gene encoding type VII secretion protein EccB translates to MPHQRTMLASTTQAQVSGHRFLLRRMHHGLVLGDTRMIHDPLAKRHRAATFGTVLTVLLLMGAGMLAVLDPKPSPSEDAALLRATRGALYVRVAGEVHPVPNLASARLVLGKAEEPADISDEELGVLIHGRPVGVNDAPGFIADAPPPEGERTWTACARRGTVSVELGGTPRALAHDEAVLLRDTSGTAPVDYLVTARGRAALPPAETPEGVILRRRLGVRATAPVWSPPAALVTAIAEQEAFSFPTPLPEVWSTGDEAWLSRPEGIHALTETQADMLTDMGAPHRNVSHAQAAARPEAPNTLRLPEHAVRLIDPATTDLCVMGPEGTVGTVGHADEARTQVKLPNPTWNSGGERGEVEDRLAVAETFSADLRGAIAVDAGAGYHVVTAHGVRHRLPDYGTIGILGLPEPIPGWWPVLSLLPEGTPLSEEEALRGTR, encoded by the coding sequence ATGCCACATCAACGCACCATGCTCGCGTCCACCACGCAGGCGCAGGTTTCCGGCCATCGTTTTCTGCTGCGCAGAATGCACCACGGGCTCGTGCTGGGAGATACCCGCATGATCCACGACCCGCTGGCCAAGCGCCACCGGGCCGCCACCTTTGGCACCGTGCTCACGGTCTTGCTGCTCATGGGAGCGGGCATGCTTGCCGTGCTCGATCCCAAACCCAGCCCCAGCGAGGACGCCGCGCTGCTGCGAGCCACCAGGGGGGCACTGTACGTGCGCGTGGCGGGTGAGGTACACCCGGTGCCCAACCTGGCCTCCGCCCGCCTCGTGCTGGGCAAAGCCGAGGAGCCTGCGGACATCAGCGATGAGGAACTAGGCGTTCTTATACACGGCAGGCCCGTGGGGGTGAACGACGCCCCCGGTTTCATCGCGGATGCCCCGCCTCCCGAGGGGGAACGCACCTGGACGGCCTGCGCGAGACGGGGGACGGTGAGCGTCGAGTTAGGGGGAACGCCCCGCGCGTTAGCGCACGATGAGGCCGTATTGCTGCGCGATACCTCGGGAACTGCTCCGGTGGATTACCTGGTGACGGCGCGGGGCCGGGCGGCATTGCCGCCCGCCGAAACCCCGGAGGGCGTGATATTGCGCCGCAGGCTGGGGGTAAGGGCCACGGCCCCGGTGTGGAGCCCACCGGCTGCCTTGGTGACGGCGATAGCCGAACAAGAGGCCTTTTCCTTCCCCACGCCCCTTCCCGAGGTATGGAGCACCGGAGACGAGGCGTGGCTTTCCCGCCCCGAGGGAATTCATGCCCTGACCGAGACGCAGGCGGACATGCTTACCGATATGGGGGCGCCCCACCGGAACGTTTCCCACGCCCAGGCTGCCGCGAGGCCGGAGGCCCCCAACACCCTGCGCTTACCGGAGCACGCGGTGCGCCTCATCGACCCCGCCACCACGGATTTATGCGTGATGGGGCCGGAGGGCACTGTGGGTACGGTGGGCCACGCCGATGAGGCGCGTACGCAGGTGAAGCTGCCGAATCCTACGTGGAATAGCGGAGGGGAGCGCGGGGAGGTGGAGGATCGCCTGGCGGTGGCGGAGACATTTTCCGCTGACCTGCGCGGGGCGATTGCCGTGGATGCGGGAGCGGGGTATCACGTGGTGACCGCGCATGGGGTGCGGCATCGACTCCCGGATTACGGGACCATCGGGATACTGGGGCTGCCCGAGCCGATTCCGGGGTGGTGGCCGGTGCTTTCTCTGCTGCCCGAGGGAACCCCGCTGAGCGAGGAAGAGGCCCTGCGGGGAACGCGATAG
- a CDS encoding S8 family serine peptidase gives MRIIRFLLVSLLSWPFLTFAAFAVTDVPARAEERCAAGIPLDGEVPPAAIPRSPLASGEGITVAIIDTGVAPHPQLRHLIAGSDLVSPEEPDSLRDCDAHGTIVAGIIAAADRGVAPNSRILSIRQTSAATTHTDEVSRARGSLASLAQAIDEAVDRGARVINISVVACLAPERARHLDTRVLDSALDRAERQGAVVVAAAGNRSNQCEDSSVVYPAHSPTVISVGALDDPHSLADYSLSGGANLLSAPGGLAAGLDPRGPGWISAVGSPDSSGFISSPQTLIGTSFAAPVVSGIIALLLERHPDYSPARVRAHLFSVAQPPHGSITAHEVLSASLPPALPQRSVPELSRPVPPDLRAQSHARSFALSLGGITLCGVFLWGFAARYGKRNEAG, from the coding sequence ATGCGCATCATTCGGTTCCTCCTCGTTTCCCTTCTTTCCTGGCCTTTCCTCACCTTCGCCGCCTTCGCCGTCACGGATGTACCCGCGCGGGCCGAGGAACGCTGCGCCGCCGGAATACCCCTCGATGGTGAGGTTCCACCAGCCGCCATACCGCGATCGCCGCTCGCCTCCGGGGAGGGGATAACCGTGGCGATCATCGACACCGGCGTGGCCCCGCACCCGCAACTGCGCCACCTCATCGCCGGTTCCGACCTCGTCTCACCGGAGGAACCCGATTCTCTGCGCGATTGCGATGCCCACGGCACCATCGTGGCGGGGATTATTGCCGCCGCGGATCGCGGCGTGGCCCCCAATAGCCGTATTCTCAGTATTCGCCAGACCAGCGCCGCCACCACGCACACCGATGAGGTCTCCCGCGCCCGGGGTAGCCTCGCCTCCCTGGCTCAGGCCATTGATGAGGCGGTGGATCGGGGCGCCCGTGTCATTAATATCTCCGTGGTGGCCTGCCTGGCTCCCGAGCGAGCCCGCCACCTGGATACCCGCGTCCTCGATTCCGCCCTGGATCGCGCGGAGCGGCAGGGTGCCGTGGTAGTCGCGGCGGCGGGGAATCGCTCCAACCAATGCGAGGATTCCTCCGTGGTCTATCCTGCCCACTCCCCCACCGTGATCTCCGTGGGCGCGCTCGATGATCCCCACTCCCTCGCTGATTACTCCCTGTCCGGTGGGGCGAATCTGCTTTCCGCCCCGGGAGGCCTGGCGGCGGGCCTAGACCCGCGCGGCCCGGGGTGGATCAGCGCGGTGGGCTCTCCCGATTCCTCGGGTTTTATCTCCTCCCCACAGACCCTCATCGGCACGAGTTTCGCCGCCCCCGTGGTGTCCGGGATCATCGCGCTGCTCCTGGAGCGTCACCCGGATTATTCTCCCGCCCGCGTCCGCGCCCACCTGTTCTCCGTTGCTCAGCCGCCGCACGGAAGCATCACCGCCCACGAGGTGTTATCGGCCAGCCTGCCCCCGGCACTGCCACAGCGCTCGGTGCCCGAACTCTCTCGCCCGGTTCCTCCCGATCTCCGGGCGCAGTCGCACGCCCGCTCCTTTGCGCTATCCCTTGGGGGTATCACCCTGTGCGGTGTATTCCTCTGGGGTTTTGCCGCGAGGTACGGGAAGCGGAATGAAGCCGGGTAA
- the eccD gene encoding type VII secretion integral membrane protein EccD yields the protein MATSHMLRLRIRLHAGSYHREADIALPAHSSLAEFLDELLALCAAPLLTRPWQALTAGGRTIDATVPLSHTGLRDGDSLLLSPQQELPPPVLLDATEALTEETSRAARPVPPLSLAHAAATVSLLALVMVLSPWLPLWGAFLPSTVAAVILTLWAQPLPGVIAAGTACAGASGFLWIYGGQPYQWPAYALFVGILSAAAALTACGFAARGLPTRIIAAASVACFLGLAAVAAWFGLKNLSGTAALTLLLSFLLILFSPRLSTACASLTPPRLPSAGQDLGLSDAPPSSPERMQRHARRARLVYEGIHLGTALVACPCLLIIGLTTRHSPTGVGFSAAVALGFAVVFTLHGLRHPHPIVLWSHIGCALSALGALGTLATVGIVAENRLIITLLIGFLCCACIGMPWWLPRVPAPDPTHLLWWERLESLTIAALFPLCLHLAGVFAFIRGLSL from the coding sequence ATGGCCACTAGCCATATGCTCAGGCTTCGCATCCGTCTCCACGCTGGTTCCTACCACCGCGAGGCGGACATCGCCCTACCTGCACATTCTTCGCTCGCGGAGTTCCTCGATGAGCTCCTCGCGCTCTGTGCCGCGCCGCTGCTCACCCGCCCGTGGCAGGCCCTTACGGCAGGCGGGCGGACTATCGACGCCACCGTGCCTCTCTCCCACACGGGCCTCCGCGACGGCGATTCCCTGCTTTTAAGCCCGCAGCAGGAACTCCCTCCTCCCGTGCTTCTCGACGCCACCGAGGCCCTCACCGAGGAAACCTCCCGCGCGGCGCGCCCGGTGCCCCCGCTCTCCCTTGCCCACGCCGCGGCGACCGTTTCCCTCCTCGCTCTGGTCATGGTGCTCTCCCCGTGGCTTCCCCTCTGGGGCGCGTTTCTTCCCTCCACCGTGGCCGCCGTGATCCTCACTCTGTGGGCACAGCCCCTGCCCGGCGTAATCGCCGCTGGCACGGCCTGCGCCGGCGCCTCGGGTTTCCTGTGGATATACGGTGGGCAGCCTTATCAATGGCCCGCTTATGCCCTGTTCGTCGGGATTCTCTCCGCCGCCGCTGCCCTGACCGCCTGCGGCTTCGCCGCGCGCGGCCTGCCCACCCGGATCATCGCCGCCGCCAGCGTCGCCTGCTTCCTCGGACTTGCCGCCGTGGCGGCATGGTTTGGCCTCAAGAATCTTTCCGGCACGGCGGCCCTGACCCTGCTCCTGAGTTTTCTTCTCATCCTTTTCTCCCCGCGCCTCTCCACCGCCTGCGCGAGTCTCACCCCACCCAGGCTCCCCTCGGCCGGGCAGGATCTGGGGCTTTCCGACGCTCCCCCATCGTCCCCCGAACGCATGCAGCGCCACGCCCGGCGCGCTCGCCTCGTCTACGAGGGGATTCACCTCGGCACCGCCCTCGTCGCGTGCCCCTGCCTCCTCATCATCGGACTCACCACCCGTCATTCCCCCACCGGTGTGGGGTTTAGCGCCGCCGTCGCACTCGGCTTTGCCGTGGTTTTCACGCTCCACGGCCTGCGCCACCCCCACCCGATCGTTCTGTGGTCACACATCGGCTGCGCGCTCAGTGCTCTCGGTGCCCTCGGTACCCTCGCCACCGTGGGTATCGTGGCGGAAAATCGCCTGATTATCACGCTGCTCATCGGTTTTCTTTGCTGCGCCTGCATCGGTATGCCGTGGTGGCTGCCCCGGGTACCGGCCCCCGATCCCACTCATCTCCTGTGGTGGGAGCGCCTAGAGTCCCTCACCATCGCCGCCCTCTTTCCGCTGTGCCTCCATCTCGCGGGAGTCTTTGCCTTCATCCGGGGGCTGAGCCTGTGA